GAGGCTGCGCTCGTACTTCGCTTTGGGGCGCACCCGGGTGTAGAGGCGTGGCACCGTCTCCGTGTTGTGCCCGAGGATGTCCGGGGCTGCGTCGAGCACCACGTCCAATGCCTCCCACTTGCCGAGGAAGTCGGGGATGAGGAGCTCCACCCGGCAGTCCGGCACCTCGCGGCGCACGGCGCGGACGCAGGCGGCGAAGATGGCGGCGCCGCCGTCGGGCAATTCGTCCCGGTTGACGCTCGTGATCACCGCGTGGCGGACGCCGAGGGTGTGGATGGCGCGGGCCAGGCGCACCGGTTCACCCAGATCGAGACCCAGGGGCTTGCCCGTGGTGACGGCGCAGAAGCCGCAACTGCGGGTGCAGATGTCGCCGAGGATCATGAACGTCGCGGTGCCGGCGTTCCAGCACTCGGCGAGGTTGGGACAGCGCGCGCTCTCGCACACGGTGTGCAGCTGGTGTTTCTCCACCAAGGAGCGGATGCGGCTGTAGCCGTCGCCCTGGGGCAAACGCACCTTCAGCCACTCGGGACGCCGGACGTTTTCTCCACAGGTCCGTACCATGGGGCGGATTATAACCGAAGGATGAAGCTGCCGGCGGAGGGTTCGTGACGTATACGAACGCATGGTATGATCGCGCGCCATGCCACGCTCGCGCCTCGTGCCGTCACTCCTGCTCCTCGCCGCCGGGCCCGTGGTCGTGGGCCTGGTCGAAACCGTGCGCCGGGCCTGGGTCTGCGACGACGTCTTCATCAGCTTCCGTTACGTGGATCATCTGCTCCAGGGACAAGGGCTCGTCTTCAACCCTGGGGAGCGGGTCGAAGGTTACACGCACTTTCTATGGGTGATCCTGCTCGCGGCCTGCAACCGCTTAGGCGTCGACCTCGTCACTCTCGGGCGCTATCTGCCCATTCTCTTTTTCGCCACCACGCTGGTCGTGCTCACACGGCGCAGTCTCCGGCGTCGCGATGGCGCCTGGCTCGGGCTGCCTCTCGCCGCCTGGAGCCTGGCGTTGCACTACGACGCCCAGCTCTTCGCGAGCAGCGGTCTCGAAACCGCAGCCTTCGCCTTGCTGCTCCTCCTCGGTCTGCTCGCCGTGAGCGGCGAGCGCGAACGAAACGGTTTGGCCGGGGCCGTCTA
The sequence above is a segment of the Candidatus Krumholzibacteriia bacterium genome. Coding sequences within it:
- a CDS encoding lipoyl synthase, which gives rise to MKTSSQTQARRTVSTRPTTTGPAARSRSDGTRRERGMARDHTMRSYTSRTLRRQLHPSVIIRPMVRTCGENVRRPEWLKVRLPQGDGYSRIRSLVEKHQLHTVCESARCPNLAECWNAGTATFMILGDICTRSCGFCAVTTGKPLGLDLGEPVRLARAIHTLGVRHAVITSVNRDELPDGGAAIFAACVRAVRREVPDCRVELLIPDFLGKWEALDVVLDAAPDILGHNTETVPRLYTRVRPKAKYERSL